The Xanthobacter flavus genome includes a window with the following:
- the trxA gene encoding thioredoxin, which yields MLLNQAGAMGAKPAAGSDSAGGDIIETTTQTFMAEVMEESKRRPVLVDFWAPWCGPCKTLTPVIEKVVKAAKGKVRLAKLNIDDHPVIPGKLGIQSVPTVYAFVNGQPVDGFMGALPEGQVKAFIDRLLGPATDGLEEALAAAEGALADGDLTAAAEIFAGVLGEEPDNLKALAGLVRTQVAAGALEQGKATLALAPADKANDPSIAAARAALDVAEQAASLGDLATLQAKLDLDPADHQARFDLALGLNAKGRREDALIHLLDIVKRDRSWNEDAARKQLVQLFEAWGPTDPLTLSGRKKLSAIMFA from the coding sequence ATGCTGCTCAATCAGGCAGGCGCCATGGGTGCCAAACCGGCTGCGGGTTCGGACAGCGCCGGCGGCGACATCATCGAGACCACCACCCAGACCTTCATGGCCGAGGTGATGGAGGAATCGAAGCGACGTCCGGTCCTCGTGGATTTCTGGGCGCCTTGGTGCGGCCCGTGCAAGACGCTGACCCCGGTGATCGAGAAGGTGGTGAAGGCCGCCAAGGGCAAGGTGCGCCTCGCCAAGCTCAATATCGACGATCATCCGGTGATCCCCGGCAAGCTCGGCATCCAGTCCGTGCCCACCGTCTATGCTTTCGTGAACGGCCAGCCGGTGGACGGCTTCATGGGCGCGCTGCCCGAGGGGCAGGTGAAGGCGTTCATCGACCGCCTCCTCGGTCCCGCCACGGACGGGCTTGAGGAAGCCCTCGCGGCCGCCGAGGGCGCGCTGGCGGATGGCGACCTCACCGCAGCCGCGGAAATCTTCGCCGGCGTGCTCGGCGAAGAGCCGGACAATCTGAAGGCGCTCGCCGGGCTCGTGCGTACCCAGGTGGCGGCCGGCGCGCTGGAGCAGGGGAAGGCGACGCTGGCGCTGGCGCCTGCCGACAAGGCGAACGATCCGTCCATCGCCGCCGCCCGCGCCGCCCTTGATGTGGCAGAGCAGGCGGCCTCTCTCGGCGACCTCGCGACGCTTCAGGCGAAGCTCGATCTCGACCCCGCCGACCATCAGGCCCGCTTCGACCTCGCGCTCGGCCTCAATGCCAAGGGCCGGCGGGAGGACGCGCTGATCCACCTGCTCGACATCGTCAAGCGCGACCGCTCGTGGAACGAGGATGCGGCGCGCAAGCAGCTGGTTCAGCTGTTCGAGGCGTGGGGCCCGACCGATCCACTCACCCTTTCAGGCCGTAAGAAATTGTCAGCGATCATGTTCGCCTGA
- a CDS encoding FkbM family methyltransferase — MRAAVIADDGGRVINPSHHERGLVAAWLGNAIGTFVEVGAGDPIRGSQTYHLELNGWRGLLIEPSAELARALRTTRKAEVVPVACAGPGAPATLQLWLLGWEARSHLFPGEQPSGVMQVEARRLDDILTDAGVTGFDFLSIDVGGTEADVLSGFTASRFRPRLVLVDDRVQFGRSRRLLRAQGYVLVRRTGHNAWFVPRADSGMAFADRMALAWHYGPARLGRRLLRRALA, encoded by the coding sequence ATGCGTGCAGCCGTGATTGCTGATGATGGCGGTCGTGTCATCAATCCTTCTCATCACGAGCGAGGTCTCGTTGCGGCCTGGCTCGGAAATGCCATCGGGACGTTTGTCGAGGTCGGCGCGGGTGACCCCATTCGCGGCAGCCAGACCTATCATCTCGAACTGAATGGCTGGCGCGGTCTGCTCATCGAGCCCTCCGCGGAGCTTGCCAGAGCCCTCAGGACGACGCGGAAGGCCGAGGTCGTCCCGGTCGCCTGCGCCGGTCCCGGAGCCCCGGCCACGCTTCAGCTCTGGCTCTTGGGATGGGAGGCGCGGTCGCACCTGTTTCCGGGCGAGCAGCCGAGCGGCGTGATGCAGGTCGAGGCCCGACGGCTCGACGATATCCTGACGGATGCGGGCGTGACCGGCTTCGACTTCCTCTCCATCGACGTGGGCGGCACGGAGGCGGATGTGCTCTCCGGCTTCACGGCCTCGCGGTTCCGGCCGCGACTTGTCCTGGTTGACGATCGGGTGCAGTTCGGCCGCAGCCGCCGCCTGCTCCGGGCGCAGGGTTATGTGCTGGTGCGTCGCACCGGTCACAATGCCTGGTTCGTGCCCCGTGCCGACAGCGGCATGGCGTTCGCGGACCGGATGGCCCTGGCATGGCACTACGGGCCGGCCCGCCTCGGGCGGCGGCTGTTGCGACGCGCCTTGGCCTGA
- the rpoH gene encoding RNA polymerase sigma factor RpoH, whose protein sequence is MAQQKSMSIPSAEGGLSRYLEEIRRFPMLEPQEEYMLAKSWREHGDRDAAHKLVTSHLRLVAKIAMGYRGYGLPISEVISEGNVGLMQAVKRFEPEKGFRLATYAMWWIRASIQEYILRSWSLVKMGTTAAQKKLFFNLRKAKSQISALEEGDLRPDQVKQIATKLGVTEQDVVDMNRRLSGDASLNAPIREESEGGEWQDWLVDERLDQEEQLAESEELDNRRTALSGALSVLNDRERRIFEARRLSDDPMTLEDLASEFGVSRERVRQIEVRAFEKVQKAVVDRVRKIEAHEAEAISA, encoded by the coding sequence ATGGCCCAGCAGAAGTCCATGTCCATTCCCTCCGCAGAGGGCGGGCTTTCTCGGTACCTGGAGGAAATCCGGCGGTTCCCCATGCTGGAGCCGCAGGAGGAATATATGCTCGCGAAAAGCTGGCGCGAGCACGGGGACCGCGACGCCGCTCACAAGCTGGTGACGAGTCATCTGCGCCTCGTGGCCAAGATCGCCATGGGATACCGCGGTTATGGCCTCCCCATCTCCGAGGTGATCTCCGAAGGCAATGTGGGGCTTATGCAGGCTGTGAAGCGGTTCGAGCCCGAGAAGGGCTTCCGCCTCGCGACCTATGCCATGTGGTGGATCCGCGCCTCCATCCAGGAATACATCCTGCGTTCGTGGAGCCTCGTGAAGATGGGCACCACGGCGGCGCAGAAGAAGCTGTTCTTCAACCTGCGCAAGGCCAAGAGCCAGATCTCCGCCCTGGAGGAGGGCGACCTTCGCCCCGATCAGGTGAAGCAGATCGCGACCAAGCTCGGCGTCACCGAGCAGGACGTGGTGGACATGAACCGCCGCCTCTCCGGCGACGCCTCCCTCAACGCCCCCATCCGCGAGGAGTCGGAGGGCGGCGAGTGGCAGGACTGGCTGGTGGACGAGCGCCTCGACCAGGAGGAGCAACTTGCGGAGAGCGAGGAACTGGACAATCGCCGCACAGCCCTGTCCGGCGCCCTGTCCGTTCTCAACGATCGCGAACGCCGCATCTTCGAGGCGCGCCGCCTCTCCGATGATCCGATGACGCTGGAGGACCTCGCTTCCGAGTTCGGCGTTTCGCGCGAGCGTGTGCGCCAGATCGAGGTGCGCGCCTTCGAGAAGGTGCAAAAGGCGGTCGTGGACCGGGTGCGCAAGATCGAGGCCCATGAGGCGGAGGCGATCTCCGCCTGA
- a CDS encoding RluA family pseudouridine synthase — MNAKTTEAALADGFDDLTDEIGPDETGQDAGASLILAVAPEDAGQRLDRVLARLAPELSRTRIQRLVAEGQVSIGGGVVGDAAARVNAGEVYTLTLPPPEPAEPVAEDLPLTIAFEDDHLIVIDKPAGLVVHPAPGHASGTLVNALLHHCGDSLSGIGGVRRPGIVHRIDKDTSGLLVVAKSDAAHKGLAAQFADHGRTGPLERAYLAFVWGAPEPKGRVDAPIDRHPTHRQKMAVRGSGRHAVTHWDVLGTFVGKNGAEVASLIECRLETGRTHQIRVHMAHAGHPLLGDEVYGQGFRTKVSLLPDEARACLAALGRQALHAARLGFAHPVTGEELSFESALPQDLADLEAALRD, encoded by the coding sequence ATGAACGCGAAGACGACCGAAGCTGCCCTTGCCGACGGCTTCGACGACCTCACCGATGAGATCGGGCCGGACGAGACCGGTCAGGACGCAGGCGCGAGCCTTATCCTCGCCGTCGCGCCCGAGGATGCGGGCCAGCGGCTGGATCGCGTCCTGGCACGCCTCGCGCCCGAACTCAGCCGCACCCGCATCCAGCGTCTCGTTGCGGAAGGGCAGGTGTCCATCGGCGGGGGAGTGGTAGGGGACGCGGCCGCGAGGGTCAATGCCGGCGAGGTCTACACTCTCACCCTGCCGCCCCCCGAGCCGGCCGAGCCGGTGGCCGAAGACCTCCCTCTCACCATCGCCTTCGAAGACGATCACCTCATCGTCATCGACAAGCCGGCGGGACTGGTGGTGCATCCGGCGCCGGGGCATGCCTCGGGCACACTGGTGAATGCGCTGCTGCACCATTGCGGCGACAGCCTGTCGGGCATTGGCGGAGTGCGGCGGCCGGGCATCGTGCATCGCATTGACAAGGATACGTCTGGGCTCCTGGTGGTCGCCAAGTCGGACGCCGCCCACAAGGGCCTTGCCGCCCAGTTCGCCGACCACGGCCGCACCGGGCCGCTGGAGAGGGCCTATCTCGCCTTCGTCTGGGGCGCGCCCGAGCCGAAGGGCAGGGTGGATGCGCCCATCGACCGCCATCCCACGCACCGCCAGAAGATGGCGGTGCGCGGGTCCGGCCGCCATGCGGTGACCCATTGGGACGTGCTGGGCACCTTCGTCGGCAAGAACGGCGCGGAGGTTGCGAGCCTCATCGAATGCCGTCTGGAGACCGGGCGCACCCACCAGATCCGCGTCCATATGGCCCACGCCGGCCACCCGCTCCTCGGCGACGAAGTGTATGGCCAGGGCTTCCGCACCAAGGTCTCGCTGCTGCCGGACGAGGCTCGGGCCTGCCTCGCCGCCCTCGGCCGGCAGGCGCTGCATGCGGCGCGGCTCGGCTTCGCGCACCCGGTGACGGGCGAGGAATTGTCGTTTGAAAGCGCGCTGCCGCAGGATCTTGCGGATCTGGAGGCGGCGCTGCGCGACTGA
- a CDS encoding LON peptidase substrate-binding domain-containing protein has translation MAANRNYLAPADIPLVIPVFPLTGALLLPRAELPLNIFEPRYLAMVDDALGGARLIGMIQPDEAAPASARGPAVHKVGCVGRLTQFGETGDGRYLITLSGICRFRVVEEMPVTTPYRQFRIDTGTFAEDFDVSAGEAEVDRDAVLAALAAFLDANKLEADWDGIRQAGTETLVNALSVMSPYGALEKQALLEADNLKARADMLVAITQMMLARMPGDGEGSLQ, from the coding sequence GTGGCTGCCAACCGCAACTACCTGGCGCCGGCGGACATTCCGCTGGTGATCCCCGTATTTCCGCTAACCGGCGCGCTGCTGCTGCCGCGGGCGGAGCTGCCGCTCAACATCTTCGAGCCGCGCTATCTGGCGATGGTGGACGATGCGCTCGGGGGCGCGCGGCTCATCGGGATGATCCAGCCGGACGAGGCGGCGCCGGCCAGCGCGCGCGGCCCGGCTGTTCATAAGGTCGGCTGCGTGGGGCGGCTCACCCAGTTCGGCGAGACCGGGGACGGGCGCTACCTAATTACCCTGAGCGGAATCTGTCGCTTCCGGGTGGTCGAGGAGATGCCGGTGACGACGCCGTACCGCCAGTTCCGCATCGATACCGGCACGTTCGCCGAAGATTTCGATGTCTCGGCCGGCGAGGCGGAGGTGGATCGGGATGCCGTGCTTGCCGCCCTCGCGGCCTTTCTCGACGCGAACAAGCTGGAGGCGGACTGGGATGGCATCCGCCAGGCCGGCACCGAGACGCTGGTGAATGCGCTCTCGGTGATGTCGCCCTATGGCGCGCTGGAGAAGCAGGCGCTGCTGGAGGCGGACAATCTCAAGGCGCGGGCGGACATGCTGGTCGCGATCACCCAGATGATGCTGGCCCGCATGCCGGGCGACGGCGAAGGCTCGCTCCAGTAG
- a CDS encoding HlyD family secretion protein yields MLSFVERHVIASILGSVVLAFLVYETSVRFFAYTGDAYVATDVIFVAPEVSGPLAKVAVGDDAQVAAGAMLAEIEREPFALAVSAAEAQVALAAERIRLAEAAIDESTAMVSAARASLDNARRQQTRSESLSQTGDISAEALDMVRRDAVVAAADLQKAESLAAVAQTLVTVRRAEQATAAQALAKASYELSRTRIVSPVKGRVAPLTVRTGDYATAGRPLAAVVSDLNWHIVAAVDERHLARLKPGQSVLFSIGSDPWRSHWGTVRSISPGISRTAGEDGALPYVPLSTDWIRLPRRFPVLIDMGDLPARAPLYRGADARVLIWF; encoded by the coding sequence TTGCTGTCCTTTGTCGAACGCCATGTGATCGCCTCGATCCTCGGCTCCGTGGTGCTGGCGTTCCTCGTCTACGAAACCTCGGTGCGGTTCTTCGCCTACACGGGCGATGCCTATGTGGCGACGGATGTAATCTTCGTCGCGCCCGAGGTGTCCGGCCCCCTCGCCAAGGTGGCGGTGGGCGATGACGCCCAGGTCGCGGCCGGGGCGATGCTCGCCGAGATCGAGCGGGAGCCGTTCGCGCTGGCGGTCAGCGCCGCCGAGGCGCAGGTCGCGCTGGCGGCCGAGCGCATTCGCCTTGCCGAGGCGGCGATCGACGAGAGCACGGCCATGGTGTCCGCCGCCCGCGCGTCCCTCGACAACGCCCGGCGCCAGCAGACCCGCTCCGAATCCCTCTCCCAGACCGGCGACATCTCCGCCGAGGCGCTGGATATGGTGCGGCGGGACGCGGTGGTCGCCGCCGCCGACCTTCAGAAGGCGGAAAGCCTCGCCGCCGTGGCGCAGACCCTCGTCACCGTGCGGCGGGCGGAGCAGGCGACTGCCGCCCAGGCCCTCGCCAAGGCCAGCTACGAACTCTCCCGCACCCGCATCGTCAGCCCGGTAAAGGGACGCGTCGCGCCGCTCACGGTGCGCACCGGCGATTACGCCACCGCCGGCAGGCCCCTCGCGGCCGTGGTGTCGGATCTGAATTGGCACATCGTCGCGGCGGTGGACGAGCGCCATCTGGCGCGGCTGAAGCCCGGCCAGAGCGTGCTGTTCAGCATCGGCTCCGATCCCTGGCGGTCGCACTGGGGCACGGTGCGCTCGATCTCGCCGGGCATCTCCCGCACCGCCGGCGAGGATGGTGCCCTCCCCTACGTGCCCCTGAGCACCGACTGGATCCGCCTGCCCCGCCGCTTCCCCGTGCTCATCGACATGGGCGACCTGCCGGCGCGCGCGCCGCTCTACCGCGGCGCCGACGCCCGCGTGCTGATCTGGTTCTGA
- a CDS encoding FUSC family protein: MAATGWSARQGLITAASVVLALLMAAALGLQGLWWAAISAWVVSNPDFSALWRKAGMRLAGTAVGLSAGYVLAVALEGIPLFQALALFIICGVGSYLRFGSRYGYAWFYGTITLMLMLAVSIVETGALFSFAQNRFLEIACGVVASAVIHAAARPRSDRAATALPASPGEPAAPAQPADLDLVHIGLVAGTSAVAMVALWSWFDLPSLPQAIGSSLAVLDKDFGAMRVRGRQRVLGCILGALAGLAALLLQLDNLVVYLTVLAGGIFYFSRLHNGGGPQSYIGTQGGVAFITALITDGGPPDALMPVLERLAGIFIGVALMLAASFVLSALKRRQIARETATRPTTGPAG, translated from the coding sequence ATGGCCGCGACAGGCTGGAGCGCGCGGCAGGGCCTCATCACAGCCGCGAGCGTGGTGCTCGCCCTGCTGATGGCGGCGGCGCTCGGGCTGCAGGGACTGTGGTGGGCCGCGATCTCGGCCTGGGTGGTGTCGAACCCGGATTTTTCCGCGCTCTGGCGCAAGGCCGGCATGCGCCTCGCCGGCACCGCGGTGGGGCTTTCCGCCGGCTATGTCCTTGCGGTGGCGCTGGAGGGCATTCCGCTGTTCCAGGCGCTGGCCCTGTTCATCATCTGCGGGGTCGGCTCCTATTTGCGGTTCGGGAGCCGCTACGGCTATGCGTGGTTCTACGGCACCATCACGCTCATGCTGATGCTGGCGGTGAGCATCGTCGAGACCGGCGCGCTCTTTTCCTTCGCGCAGAACCGTTTCCTGGAGATCGCCTGTGGCGTGGTGGCAAGCGCCGTCATTCACGCCGCCGCCCGCCCCCGGAGCGACCGGGCCGCGACCGCGTTGCCTGCCTCACCCGGTGAACCGGCAGCGCCCGCGCAGCCGGCTGATCTCGACCTCGTGCATATCGGGCTCGTGGCGGGCACATCGGCGGTGGCGATGGTGGCGCTGTGGTCCTGGTTCGACCTGCCATCGCTGCCGCAGGCCATCGGCTCTTCGCTGGCGGTGCTGGACAAGGACTTCGGCGCCATGCGGGTGCGCGGACGCCAGCGCGTGCTCGGCTGCATCCTGGGTGCGCTTGCCGGGCTTGCCGCGCTGCTGCTCCAGCTCGACAATCTGGTCGTCTATCTGACCGTGCTGGCGGGCGGCATCTTCTATTTCTCCCGCCTGCACAATGGCGGCGGGCCCCAGAGCTATATCGGCACCCAGGGCGGCGTCGCCTTCATCACCGCACTCATCACGGACGGAGGGCCACCGGATGCGCTGATGCCGGTGCTTGAACGTCTCGCGGGGATTTTCATCGGCGTCGCGCTGATGCTGGCTGCGTCGTTCGTGCTGTCCGCGCTGAAGCGCAGGCAGATCGCCCGAGAGACCGCGACCAGGCCGACGACCGGGCCGGCCGGCTAG
- a CDS encoding response regulator, with amino-acid sequence MLDVAVIIVDDDKDFLGEVRQGLALENLSVVCASSPLTALDIIEQNLAIRVLVTDLSMPGLDGLELIRRVGELRQAPQILPIVLTGNGSLDSCIAALRMGAVDFLQKPLEIASLAAAIRRALDLSLQKWRAATLLDDPLALLRLLDRLRMDRKRVLPSVAGGDAAWEMLLDLAMAQAAGRQVSVSALCAGAGTSTTTALRRLEALEQEGLVERRPDPEDRRRVWLQLTHKGGVSVRQAGRRFAETLRAMV; translated from the coding sequence ATGCTGGACGTTGCGGTCATTATCGTCGATGACGACAAGGATTTCCTTGGTGAGGTGCGGCAAGGACTTGCCCTTGAGAACCTGTCGGTGGTCTGCGCTTCGTCTCCGCTGACCGCGCTCGACATCATCGAGCAGAATCTTGCCATCCGCGTCCTGGTCACCGACCTCTCCATGCCCGGTCTCGACGGGCTGGAACTGATCCGTCGCGTGGGCGAACTGCGTCAGGCGCCGCAGATCCTGCCCATCGTTCTCACGGGGAACGGATCGCTGGACAGTTGCATTGCCGCCCTGCGGATGGGCGCGGTGGATTTTCTCCAGAAGCCGTTGGAAATCGCCAGTCTCGCGGCAGCCATCCGGCGGGCGCTCGATCTTTCCCTGCAGAAGTGGCGGGCGGCGACCCTGCTCGACGATCCCCTGGCGCTGCTGCGTCTGCTGGATCGCCTGCGCATGGACCGCAAGCGCGTGCTTCCCAGCGTGGCCGGCGGGGATGCCGCCTGGGAAATGCTGCTCGATCTCGCCATGGCGCAGGCTGCCGGCCGGCAGGTTTCCGTCTCGGCGCTGTGTGCCGGTGCCGGAACCTCAACCACCACCGCGTTGCGTCGCCTGGAAGCGCTCGAGCAGGAGGGGCTGGTGGAGCGGCGCCCCGACCCCGAAGACCGGCGAAGGGTCTGGCTCCAACTCACCCACAAGGGCGGCGTGTCCGTCCGGCAGGCCGGACGGCGCTTCGCCGAGACACTTCGGGCGATGGTATGA
- the smc gene encoding chromosome segregation protein SMC yields the protein MKFDRLRLVGFKTFVEPTDLLIEPGLTGVVGPNGCGKSNLVEALRWVMGESSYKAMRANDMEDVIFSGTTGRPARNSAEVVLHLDNSDRTAPAAFNEWDQLEIVRRIERGSGSSYRINGKDVRARDVQLIFADASTGARSPALVRQGQIGEIVGAKPNARRRILEEAAGVAGLHARRHEAETRLKAAEQNLLRLEDVITQLGTQVDSLRRQSRQTVRYKSLAAEIRQCEATLLWLRWQDVTKALADAEQAVEAARHDGAEHTRLQAEAARLQALAAHALPALRQKEAEAAAALQRLTHARQELDAEEARLAARKGELERRLVQLAQDTAREEALSHDAESVLERLATEAENLRFEQEEAAEREAIATDMQEEAAAFLEEAERALEEKTAHFADLGARRASLEQLLRETRDRLVRNAAERASVEAEESRLKQQAGTDALEGLRMEAEAARDALAEAEESSIDAEVAHTLARRAMEELRPTLAEAQARFGRLETEARTLAKVLQSSDARFPPVADLVTVAKGYETALGAALGDDLDLPVDGAAPARWSGAIIDSADPAMPEGAEPLSRFVSGAPALARRLAQVGIVARADGPALAARLKAGQRLVSMEGDLWRWDGVVAAADAPTAAARRLAERNRLADIEAEAAVAEAHLDEVRATLADRESVLRQAAEAETMAREARRTAQRAAEASRATLEAAERRAAQHLARLSALAEARNRLAAVRSESEAALADAERQLAALDTPQVLESDLARARAETAERRAAVAEARARLDALRRDATQRMRRLEAIAAEERSWRQRAGGAGERLAAIAAREAEAQAELAEIEEAPSEFIRRRRALMNALEEAEAARREAADRLAEGEEALAAADRAAREALEAMSGARAEAARADARLEGARQRRDDLQREIADILDGPPDLAREQAGISDSSPPPNVAAIEATLERAKRDRERLGAVNLRADVELEEAEAQHTRLTTERDDLNEAIRRLRAAIQSLNREARERLQASFAVVDGHFRKLFDTLFGGGEAQLVLTDADDPLEAGLDIIAKPPGKKPQTLMLLSGGEQALTAMALIFAVFLTNPAPICVLDEVDAPLDDANVERFCTLLEEMTRLTDTRFLTITHNPITMAHQNRLFGVTMAERGISRLVSVDLQSAERLREAV from the coding sequence ATGAAGTTCGACCGCCTGCGGCTCGTGGGCTTCAAGACCTTCGTTGAGCCCACCGATCTCCTGATCGAGCCCGGCCTCACCGGCGTCGTGGGGCCGAACGGCTGCGGCAAGTCCAACCTCGTCGAGGCGCTGCGCTGGGTGATGGGCGAAAGCTCCTACAAAGCCATGCGCGCCAACGACATGGAGGATGTCATCTTCTCCGGCACCACGGGGCGGCCGGCGCGCAATTCCGCCGAGGTGGTGCTGCACCTCGACAATTCCGACCGGACGGCCCCGGCCGCGTTCAATGAGTGGGACCAGCTGGAGATCGTCCGCCGCATCGAGCGCGGCTCCGGATCGAGCTACCGTATCAACGGCAAGGATGTGCGCGCCCGCGACGTGCAGCTCATCTTCGCTGACGCCTCCACCGGCGCCCGCTCCCCGGCCTTGGTGCGGCAGGGGCAGATCGGCGAGATCGTCGGCGCCAAGCCCAATGCCCGCCGCCGCATCCTGGAAGAGGCCGCCGGCGTCGCCGGCCTCCACGCCCGCCGCCACGAGGCGGAGACCCGGCTGAAGGCGGCAGAGCAAAATCTGCTGCGGCTGGAAGACGTGATCACCCAACTCGGAACGCAGGTGGACAGCCTGCGCCGCCAGTCGCGACAGACCGTGCGCTACAAGTCGCTGGCCGCCGAGATCCGCCAGTGCGAGGCGACCCTGCTCTGGCTGCGCTGGCAGGACGTGACGAAGGCGCTGGCCGACGCCGAGCAGGCCGTCGAAGCCGCCAGGCACGACGGCGCCGAGCACACACGCCTTCAGGCCGAAGCCGCGCGCCTCCAGGCCCTCGCCGCCCACGCCCTGCCCGCTCTACGCCAGAAGGAGGCGGAAGCCGCCGCCGCGCTTCAGCGCCTCACCCATGCCCGGCAGGAGCTGGACGCCGAGGAGGCCCGCCTCGCCGCCCGCAAGGGAGAACTGGAGCGCCGCCTCGTCCAGCTGGCACAGGATACCGCCCGCGAGGAGGCACTCTCCCACGATGCCGAAAGCGTGCTGGAGCGTCTCGCCACCGAGGCCGAAAACCTGCGCTTCGAGCAGGAGGAGGCGGCCGAGCGCGAGGCCATCGCCACCGACATGCAGGAAGAGGCCGCCGCCTTTCTGGAGGAGGCCGAGCGCGCGCTGGAGGAGAAGACCGCGCACTTCGCCGATCTCGGCGCCCGGCGCGCCTCGCTGGAGCAGCTTCTGCGGGAGACACGCGACCGTTTGGTTCGAAACGCCGCCGAGCGCGCCTCGGTGGAGGCGGAGGAAAGCCGCCTCAAGCAGCAGGCCGGCACTGACGCCCTCGAAGGCTTGCGCATGGAGGCAGAGGCCGCCCGCGACGCTTTGGCCGAGGCCGAGGAATCCAGCATCGACGCCGAAGTGGCGCACACCCTCGCCCGCCGCGCCATGGAGGAACTGCGCCCGACTTTAGCTGAGGCGCAGGCCCGCTTCGGCCGTCTGGAGACCGAGGCGCGAACGCTGGCGAAGGTGCTTCAGTCCTCCGACGCACGCTTCCCGCCGGTGGCCGACCTCGTCACCGTCGCAAAGGGCTATGAGACGGCGCTGGGTGCGGCCTTGGGTGACGATCTCGATCTGCCGGTGGACGGGGCCGCCCCTGCCCGCTGGTCTGGGGCAATCATCGATTCGGCCGACCCCGCCATGCCTGAAGGCGCGGAGCCTCTTTCCCGATTTGTCTCCGGCGCCCCGGCGCTGGCGCGTCGGCTAGCACAGGTGGGCATCGTGGCCCGCGCCGACGGCCCGGCGCTGGCGGCGCGACTCAAGGCCGGGCAACGCCTCGTCTCGATGGAGGGCGACTTGTGGCGCTGGGACGGCGTGGTGGCCGCCGCCGACGCCCCCACCGCCGCCGCCCGCCGCCTCGCCGAGCGCAACCGGCTCGCCGACATCGAGGCCGAGGCGGCCGTGGCGGAAGCGCATCTCGACGAGGTGCGCGCCACCCTCGCCGATCGGGAGAGCGTGCTGCGGCAGGCCGCCGAGGCCGAAACCATGGCCCGCGAGGCCCGCCGCACCGCCCAGCGCGCCGCCGAGGCGAGCCGCGCCACGCTGGAAGCAGCCGAGCGCCGCGCCGCCCAGCATCTCGCCCGCCTTTCCGCTTTGGCCGAGGCGCGCAACCGCCTCGCCGCCGTGCGGAGCGAATCGGAAGCGGCCCTCGCGGACGCCGAGCGCCAGCTTGCCGCGCTCGACACCCCGCAGGTGCTCGAATCGGATCTGGCCCGCGCCCGTGCCGAGACGGCCGAGCGACGCGCCGCCGTGGCGGAGGCCCGCGCCCGGCTCGATGCCTTGCGGCGCGATGCCACCCAGCGCATGCGTCGCCTGGAAGCCATCGCCGCCGAGGAACGCTCCTGGCGCCAGCGCGCCGGCGGTGCCGGGGAGCGCCTCGCCGCCATCGCCGCCCGGGAAGCGGAGGCGCAGGCCGAGCTGGCCGAGATCGAGGAAGCGCCCTCCGAATTCATCCGCCGCCGCCGCGCCCTGATGAATGCGCTGGAAGAGGCGGAGGCCGCCCGACGCGAGGCCGCCGACCGCCTCGCCGAGGGCGAGGAGGCGCTCGCCGCTGCAGACCGGGCCGCACGCGAGGCGCTGGAGGCCATGTCCGGCGCCCGCGCCGAGGCCGCCCGCGCCGACGCCCGGCTGGAAGGCGCCCGCCAGCGCCGCGACGATCTCCAGCGCGAGATTGCCGACATCCTTGACGGTCCGCCGGACCTCGCCCGAGAGCAGGCCGGAATCAGCGATTCGTCCCCTCCCCCGAATGTCGCGGCCATCGAGGCGACGCTGGAGCGGGCGAAGCGCGACAGGGAGCGCCTCGGCGCCGTGAACCTGCGCGCCGACGTGGAGCTGGAGGAAGCCGAAGCCCAGCACACCCGACTCACCACCGAACGCGACGACCTGAACGAGGCCATCCGCCGCCTGCGCGCCGCGATCCAGAGCCTGAATCGCGAGGCGCGGGAACGGCTTCAGGCCTCCTTCGCCGTGGTGGACGGGCATTTCCGCAAGCTGTTCGACACGCTGTTCGGCGGCGGCGAGGCGCAACTGGTCCTCACCGATGCGGACGATCCGCTGGAAGCCGGCCTCGACATCATCGCGAAGCCGCCCGGCAAGAAGCCGCAAACGCTGATGCTGCTCTCCGGCGGCGAGCAGGCGCTGACCGCCATGGCGCTCATCTTCGCGGTGTTCCTGACCAATCCCGCGCCCATCTGCGTGCTGGACGAGGTGGACGCGCCGCTCGACGACGCCAACGTCGAGCGATTCTGCACCCTGCTGGAGGAGATGACGCGCCTCACCGACACGCGTTTCCTCACCATCACGCACAATCCCATCACCATGGCCCACCAGAATCGCCTGTTCGGCGTGACCATGGCCGAGCGGGGAATCTCCCGTCTGGTGTCGGTGGATCTGCAGAGCGCCGAGCGCCTGCGCGAGGCCGTCTAG